AAGTGAGACAGCCCCGAAACGGCGGGCAGCAACAATGGCTCCATACTGATTGATAGCGCCCAGAATAAGGATTCCTCCCACAATATACATGAGGAAATGGATGAATGTTTCGGGCATTAAAGCCAGAATACCGCCTAAGATGATGCTGCCTATGCCCACAATCGGAAACATCGGCATCTGCCCAGCAATGATACGGCCTTCAGCATCGTAAATCTGATAATCACCTGCATGGCGACGGGCGTTCAGGTAAATGAGCACAGAAACAATTCCCGAAAGCAAAAACAATAGTCCAATGGCAATAACCATACCGGTCACAGTGTTGTCGGGGTACTTGATGAGCAACACGCCCACAGCAATAGCCGTAAGGGCACGAAAGAAAGAACTTTGTAGGATTTTCATACTAAGTAATTGTTTTTTCTGAATGCAAATGTACGAATATTCCATGAAAAAGATGTAATTTTGCACCCAAAATTATTGTACAGAATGACCATTTTATATTTGGTGAGGCACGGCGAGACGATTGATAATGCCAATCACATTATGCAGGGACAGGTGCAGGGACAGCTCAATGAGGTGGGTATCCGGCAGGCAGAGGAGTTGGCCGAACAGTTGAAGGATGAACAGATAGACACTTTCGTGGCCAGCGATTTGAAACGTTCTATCGATACTTGCACTATTCTAGCCAAGCCGCATTGTAAGGAAGTGAACACAACACCGTTGCTGAGAGAACGCGACTGGGGTAGTTTTACGGGAAAGTATATCCCTGATCTGAAAAATGTGGAA
The sequence above is a segment of the Prevotella sp. E9-3 genome. Coding sequences within it:
- a CDS encoding DUF308 domain-containing protein → MKILQSSFFRALTAIAVGVLLIKYPDNTVTGMVIAIGLLFLLSGIVSVLIYLNARRHAGDYQIYDAEGRIIAGQMPMFPIVGIGSIILGGILALMPETFIHFLMYIVGGILILGAINQYGAIVAARRFGAVSLFYWICPSLILLAGLYVIVRPMSPLSTAMQVLGWITLFYGIIEAANSMLFFISRRRWEKAQLNANTPEAEEVLTEPLTNTSEA
- a CDS encoding histidine phosphatase family protein gives rise to the protein MTILYLVRHGETIDNANHIMQGQVQGQLNEVGIRQAEELAEQLKDEQIDTFVASDLKRSIDTCTILAKPHCKEVNTTPLLRERDWGSFTGKYIPDLKNVEWPDDVEPLDVLQARARQFLDYIKTTYPNQHVLAVGHGIVNKAIQAVHYGKTMKEVERMTNCEVRIMEL